Genomic DNA from uncultured Methanospirillum sp.:
GTTCCACCTCGGTGACAGTGACCTCAGGTCCGACGGTCAGCACGTCCCGCTCGATGATCTCAGCCTCCCGCTTGACAGCCCTGACCTCTTCGACCTCCTGCTCGGCTGACATGTTCCGGTGAATGACGGATATACCTCCGGCGCGTGCCAGGGCGATCGCCATTGTCGAGGTGCTGACCGTATCCATTGCTGCACTCACGAGTGGGATATTGAGTGAGATATTGCGGGAAAATTTCGTACAGACTGAGGTCTGGTCAGGTTCAACCTCTGAGGCTGCAGGTTCCAACAGTACATCATCAAATGTCAGGCCTTTTGGTGCCTCCAGTTTTTCCAGAAACATGTTAGTGAACCATACTGATCGCTTTCATAACTAATTCCTCTCTGACAGTCGCCCTGCGGTCTCCTCCACAGACCATCCCTCTGACTCCGATGATCTCGGGATTTATCCGCTTCAGGGTCTCCATGTCTTCGAACTTGAGTGAGCCTGCTAACGCGGTCTGCAGACCATGTTCACGGTTCATTGCTGTAAACCGGGTGAGGTCTGCCTCGTTCATGAACTCGAAGGTCGACCTCCCGTCTTTTATTCCGGTATCAACCATCGCAATGTCTGCTCCTTCATCGGCAGCGATAGGAACCAGGTCAAACGGTGATATGGTCTCAAGACGTTTCCAGTCTGAGTAAGCAGCAATCACAACGGTCTTTTCAGGATAGGTATCTTTGACTGCCCTTACAACGGCTTTTATTAATTCACGGGCTTCTTCTTTCCCGTCAAACATCAGACCGATCTTGATATAATCTGCACCTGCTGCAGCAGCACCGAGGGCTGTGAGGGCAGCACCTCCGGGTTTAT
This window encodes:
- a CDS encoding (5-formylfuran-3-yl)methyl phosphate synthase; the protein is MQLLVSPASIEEAKMALAADIVDVKRPEEGSLGASFPWIIRAIKDLTHKPVSAAIGDFDYKPGGAALTALGAAAAGADYIKIGLMFDGKEEARELIKAVVRAVKDTYPEKTVVIAAYSDWKRLETISPFDLVPIAADEGADIAMVDTGIKDGRSTFEFMNEADLTRFTAMNREHGLQTALAGSLKFEDMETLKRINPEIIGVRGMVCGGDRRATVREELVMKAISMVH